The Elaeis guineensis isolate ETL-2024a chromosome 5, EG11, whole genome shotgun sequence DNA segment AACCTCCTTCCATGTAGTGGAAGGTACAACAACTAgactatagaaattttttttttcttcattggaTAGGATTGTATATATGAGTCTAGTTCCATGTAGTTGGAGACTGTACTAcaattttttttcagaattttggtTTATATCATGGTTTACATCTTCACCGATGCCAGCTCCATTTTATCATCTCCAAACATTCTTTAGACCCAAATCAGTGACCACCTTGTTGTAGTCTAAAAAGCCTCATCAATTACATCTACCAATATCTTACTTACAAAAAATACTTACATCAATAAACAAATAAAGCTGGTATACAATGTCAGTATGTTATACATTTATAGATGCAATCAACTGGCAAAGataattgaagaaaaaatatcaCATGATACCATGCAGCATATGTAATTGCTGGTACAAGGCGTAGTAATGTCATAAATACACAACATATATAACATTTATTGTATAGATGTAATAATTAACAATCACATTTATTGTATAAATCATTCCAGTCTTGTACCTTTAGCATGGACCATACCTATTGCCTTACTGATGGAAATGAAAAACAAAAAATACATTTCATGACATCTGTGTACCTAGATATGCATACAAATTTATGTATATGAACATGTTGGAAAACAAACTATTTAAAGGAGTATAGCGCTCAAAAATTTAGTCATTCATGTACAACCAAGGCAAAGAAACAATTAGCTCTATGACATCAAAACCTGCAAACACAATTATTACAATTTAAATGGCATTTATtacatttaaaatataacatttaTCTTGAATTAATTATGAACAACCCACTAGAGCAGAATTCAGCTTTAAATACTAATTGCTTTCTGAATTGCTCCCTGGACTTATTGACGCATAGAACCGCACAAAGAATCATAACTATGGCTgtaagaataaaagaaaaaggtTATGCTTTTTTCAGGTTAGCTATATTATTTCAATGTGTATGAATTTAATTTATATGCTTACCACTTCAAGAAAAGAGAGGCTAAacatgcgcgcgcgcgcgcgcagagagagagagagagagagagagagataccaCTTGCAGAGCTCCATTATAGTTTCCTGCTACTCCTGTTGACAGCACTTCCAAAGTTACAGCTCTTGACACGATGCTAGAAAACACCATGGACCATTGATTCTGTAAAACATCAATTAAGTTGTTAGATAACCAATTACAGATCCATGATCAAGAACAAACAGATGACTTCAGAATTCTGCTGAATGTACAAATCCTCATACCACATCCATAAGCATCTCAAGGAGATTGATGTGATTCATGATTACCACAGCAGTGTCACGAGAGGCCTCTGACTTCAATCCAAATGGTTTAGGACCAATACCTCTCGGGAATGTCCTAACATATTCCTCTTCATTTAGAGTCTCAGTTGAGCTATCGAGATCCGGCGTCCAAAGTGGCTCACCAAGCTGTGCCATtcgaatgagctcctccattGCAGCCACTGCAAGCTCGATAACCACTGGCTTCTCGATCTCGAGCTGTCCCGAAACAGTCCTCAGTAGCTCCCCAGCTCCAAACATTTCACCTCCAATGCCTGGTTGGACCCCAAACCCCCCGCTCACCCCAAGATCCATTGGTGAGCGAGAAGCTAATGGAGAAGAGAGCAGTGGGTATGACACCATTGGCTTCCCAACATACTTTGCAGCTATTCCAGATATCCGATCAATCTATTAATAAACACAACAAGAAGAGTTTTAAAATAACGTAATTCACCGGGGCCCTTCAAGCTTTTATTGAGATAAATCACTTGCCTCCTCCCTTAACCGAGCATTCTCAATCCTCAGGTGGTGTTCATCAAAGGACATCTCCCCAAGGGCAGCAGGGCCACCACAGTTGGGGCATGAGGCATTGCTAAGGGCTTCTTTGTACCTCAAGTTCTCAGCCCTGAGCTTCTCATTCTCGGCCCTTAGTTGAGTGTTCTCATGCCTCTCCTGCTGAGTCTATAAGGAAAGTAAGAGGGAACAGAAGGAGAGATTAGAGGATGACATGAAAGAAGGGTAGAGTGGTTTGTGCAGTAGAATTAGTAGAGCAAGCTAAGAATGGTTGCTATAATGTCTACACATGCATAAGATATAGTAATGAGCTACACAGTAACGTTTACAATGTGTCTAAAAGTAGAAGCATATTTAGCAAGAACGTTTTCTGCGGCTGGTACTCAGTGCAGTGAGCTCAAAAGGTGGTGTCCCTTTtaatttctccttcttcttttgcattttttttcccttttcttcctGTGGGTGGATGGTTCAGGTTTAAACCTTCATTTGGGTGCGCTTGTTTTGGAACCAgaacttgacttgcaggggctcCAACCCAAGCTCTCGGCTCAGCTCCTTTCGCTGCTTGTCATCAGGGTGGGGGCATGTCTTGAAGAAACTAGGAGGAAATAAAGGGTATAATTAGTGGATTCACAGCCAAATAACTAATAAGTAGACCCttttcttttagtttttttttttttttttttttttttataaatgtcCAGAAAACTACAGAATAATGCACAAGCCAAGAAGATTATAGTGTGTCAGCAAGGTAAAAATTCAAACGAAACTGAAattggatctctctttttttccttttattccaTCTATAGGAAAAGTAGAAACTTAAAGCtagaaaaaagaaatagaaagagGTAGTCATTTTCTTGGTAGTTCTATGCATCACGAAGACTGAAAAAATGTCAAATCCAAGGAAAAATATGAGTTAAAGAGTAAGAATGATGGAGTTGTTGGGCTTTGTTTCTTTACTTTCAAATGTGcaacaataaataaaaaatctgtttttttttttttttcagtcatTTTTGTTGTAGGGAGAAAGCAAGGAGGTGGGGCGCCCGGCCCGGGGGTTGGGGGTGGTGGGGGACACGGTGGGGATGTTGGTGAGAGAGAGATGGTTGGAGAAATTGGGGAGTATAGCTAGATGAAATTAGTCATTGATATTAATTTTTTCTCTCCGATTTCTTTGGTGATATGAAAAGGAATCAGAAAATTACTTCTCCATCTCTTGGATCTGATGCTGGGTATGGCGGTGGTAGCGCTTCTTTCGCGGCCGCTGGTTGGCATCCTGGTCATCACCGGAGGCCCCCTCGATATTCTCACTCCCCGATTTGCTCTCGAACTCCTCTTCGCGAGTCCTTACCATCTCGCTCTCGGCCGTGGTCGTCTGCGGGATCTCAAAAAGCTGATTCGGTTGTTGGTGCTGGTGTTGGAGGGGGAGTTGCTGCCCCTCCAGAATATTTGGCTGCAATCATTTACAAACAACATCACACAAACCATTCagtctctctttttttcctccaatAATCAGATTATCTTTAgaaaacaaagaagaaagaaggaaagaaggaaagaaggaaagaaagaaaatacagATGAAAGCAAACATGCAAGGGAAGGAAAAGAAGATGTTACTATATATTTCTAATTATCTTTCTGTCCCACCTCTTGAAGTAGGGgttaaatttgaaattgaagATGGAAGGAGAAAGATAAATTCCCTGCCAAAACTTGTTAGATCTACCAAGAATGCTCTCGGAGAATGACGgtttcaaaagaaattttgaaagTGGAGGAAGTGCATGGACAAAGTAGAGtgtgagaagaagaaagaagacccttttaTATTATTAAATGAGATCTGTGTCTCGAGAAATGGAAGATGTATCGCGACAGCTTCCCGCGCCGATCCTCTTCTCTCTGCCTCaagagatcaagaagataatagagtATGTCTTTTCCTCACTTTCTATCTCTATGTGTAGATGGTATGAAAGGACTCACCTCTTGCTTTATGTAAGTATGCGTATGAAGTGAAAAAGTAGAGAAGGATGAAGAGATCAATGTCTAGAGAAATAGGAAATGTAATATGAAAACATAGGACCCCCTCCCTCCCCAATCCCCCATCTTTCTGAGAGATCAAAAGGAAAATAGAGGAAGACCAAAGAGAGTACGTCTCTCTCTGCGTGTGTATTAACAGTATGAGAGGAGTCACCTCTTGTTCTGTAATAAGAGTGCTACCGACGGTTCACCTCTAATTTTGCTTCTCAGAAATCGAAGACGATTTAGCCTCAAAAGGCTAAAAACACCCACCTAATGACAACCCGTTCCCCTTTGAAACGCCCCCCCCAAAACTCAATCCACAAATAGAAAAAGCCCAATAAGCCAAGCGAAGCAAGGAGTAGTAGAACGGTCCGGATTACAAACACCTGCATCAGCCTAGCATGCACTGCACAGTGTCTCAGACCATCTATACCATTTTCCGGGAAGAaaataaaggaagaaaaagaaggaaaaaaatctgAAGAAGAATTCAgagatttcttttttttgcatgCAGACCTGACCAAGGGACAGAGCTGATGAGGACCCGAAGCCGGCACCGGCGTTCCTCCCGATCATTGAAGGCACGTGTCTTGCCGGAATCATGATACCTGTAGGCATATTTCTCTCTACCAAACCCTAATTCTACTCCCCCTTCCGTTCTCTCTCCGTATATCTCTATCTTTGTTTCTCTTCTTggtcttctcttcctttcggaTGGGCTTCGTTTCGTGCGTAGGGCTAACGGGAGGCTTGCATGTTGAGAAGAAGCGAGATGACACTACGCTTTGGTGTCCAGTATATTTACTAGGCATAgaaagaaagaggggagagaagatAGAGATATAGAGCCTTTGACACCAGAGAACTCTGCACGAACTAAGATGATGGGGAAAAAAAAAGCAACTATCTCACTGATCTCTAGgagtctccctctctctctttctcacttactTTTCGGAAAAAAGGGGGAAAATTGGGCATTAGCTGAGACTTTTGAGGAGAAGGTACCACAAGAGAAGCCATGAGAAGGGTGGAAGAAGGTGAGGAGAAGGGAAGGGGAAAGGAAAAGGAAGGAGGAAGACGGAAAGAAGAAAGGTAACAGGTGGAGAGGATGCGGTGAGGAGGAGTTATTGCAGAGCGCATTGAGAGGGTGCAATTGCATTTATTGAGAGAGGGTGGTGTTattgcgagagagagagagagagagagagcgagagcgtATTTGCTTTAATTTTTTTCCACAAGATGGGTATATGGTGAAAGGGATGACGGCTACCAGCTTCAAAGGTTACTGAGTTGAGAGAAGGTCTACTGTGTCACTTTTTATGAGGTCTTCACGTAGTTCTTGATCAAAGATACGAACTGCGTGCACCGAAATATACTTGTGGATACAGGTGAAATGCTTATTTACTCTATTGTCCTATCGAGTACACGAAAATAAATACACAGTAAAAGAAAGCACTTTTCTATTCCTTATCTATTCTGTTATATTCGTTAATTCTATGTTCAAGTATATTTGTTGACAATAGAATATTTGACAGAACGAAAAACAAAATTGAGATACCATGTTTGAGACGGAAATGAGAAATATttcatttgataaaattttgatggtATCTGATCAGGAGGAAAGAACCAAATCTACGAAGTAGAAAGAAGTCACGTATGAAGAAATGAGAATATGATTCTCAGGTATGAATAATTATATGTGCTTTGACTGAATTGCGTTTGAATTTTCCAAATATGAATTGAGAAAGAAGATGGAAACGTCAACCTAATTGATGATCAACTAAACATGGGTGCATAAATTTTATAATGATGAAACACTTAATGTTTAAAACTACTTTACATCAATTAATTACCAAATATATCATTCTATTTTGTCTATATCACAAAAAACAAAATGTTACTCCAAGTTAGTTTGCTTCTAACAGAATTAAGTAATAATCACGTCGACACTCAAGCATTTATATGCAAGGCTCAAATAAAGTTGACCTCCCGTAGAAAGGTCAACTTTTACATACTTTGGCACCATCACAACTTTTACATACTTTGCCACctcctaaataaaattaaatatgtgtGAACTGTGATTATCAACTCTGACGTTGAAATAAGCAGCACAGATAATAGACAATTTAACTCATTAATGTTCAactatttttctcaaaaaaaaacaaATCTATCTTTTAATCTCAAATTACATGAAAAATGGATAAGTTATTCAGTAAATTGTCTTGAACTAGCAAACCCGTGAAATAACAAGTCACGACTTTATGATAGCCTATCAAGATGTATTGCACATTCTCTCAAAAAAAGGATGTATTGCACATTGCTAGCAGTTATTACAAAGCATCACCACGAGTGAGAGGTTACTACTCATGATTTTAGTATATCCAAACTGTCCAAAAACAAACATATGTTCCTTTATATAGTTATAACGGACATAATTTGGCAAATTATATTCAAAACAATCTCTTTTTTTTCCCCCGAATTTTTTCAGTGACATAttataatatccattaattataATTACATGGCAGATAGCAACTGATAAAAGCAAAATAATGATGTCATCATTTTATGGGGATTGTGTTAAATCACGACCCTACAATTGTTATGTGAAGCATTGTTACAAAGATGACAACTTATATGCAGTAACCAATTACAGTAGGCTGTTATATATGATTATGAGGTGCAGAGATGCCGTGACATTATTGTAGTGGTCAGTTTTCTTAACATTGtcattgttattgttgttgttTTATTCGTTTGAGTAAATGATGGGAATCCCCATCAAAGTTtcctcaaaaaatattatttggccaaaataacaaaataaaattGGATTATCTACACGCAGGCTTGCTTTCTGATGTTGATCATATCTAAGAGTGCCAAAACAaatgcaaaagaaaagaaaaaaaaaaaacaaattacTCAGTTACTAGCTGAGC contains these protein-coding regions:
- the LOC105035130 gene encoding homeobox-leucine zipper protein ROC2 is translated as MPTGIMIPARHVPSMIGRNAGAGFGSSSALSLGQPNILEGQQLPLQHQHQQPNQLFEIPQTTTAESEMVRTREEEFESKSGSENIEGASGDDQDANQRPRKKRYHRHTQHQIQEMENFFKTCPHPDDKQRKELSRELGLEPLQVKFWFQNKRTQMKTQQERHENTQLRAENEKLRAENLRYKEALSNASCPNCGGPAALGEMSFDEHHLRIENARLREEIDRISGIAAKYVGKPMVSYPLLSSPLASRSPMDLGVSGGFGVQPGIGGEMFGAGELLRTVSGQLEIEKPVVIELAVAAMEELIRMAQLGEPLWTPDLDSSTETLNEEEYVRTFPRGIGPKPFGLKSEASRDTAVVIMNHINLLEMLMDVNQWSMVFSSIVSRAVTLEVLSTGVAGNYNGALQVMSAEFQVPSPLVPTRESLFVRYCKQHAEGTWAVVDVSLDSLRPSPALRCRRRPSGCLIQEMPNGYSKVIWVEHVEVDDRSVHNIYKPLVNSGLAFGAKRWVSTLDRQCERLASVMASNIPSGDIGVITTPEGRKSMLKLAERMVISFCGGVTASTTHQWTTLSGSGAEDVRVMTRKSVDDPGRPPGIVLNAATSFWLPVPPKRVFDFLRNESSRSEWDILSNGGVVQEMAHIANGRDHGNCVSLLRVNSANSNQSNMLILQESCTDPTGSYVIYAPVDMVAMNVVLSGGDPDYVALLPSGFAILPDGPTGMPGGGVGEVGSGGSLLTVAFQILVDSVPTAKLSLGSVATVNSLIACTVERIKAAVSGESAQ